The DNA region TGGTTGTTGTCCTGACGCTAGTGTCTCTCCTGTTCGCATACGCCCAGTTCAAAGGAGAGAGACGCGGGCTGGAACAGGACCTGCAACGGCGTGCCCAGATCCTCGCAGACAGCCTGCAGGAGAGCGTTGAACCTGTCCTGGAGAAGCGCTCGAGACGCAGTCTTCAGCAGCTTGTCGAACGCTTCGGCAATCGGGAGCACCTGGCTGGAATCGCGATTTACGATCAACAAGATGTCCCCATCGCGATTACCTCAGCCCTGCGGAAGCGTTTTCTGGACGATGCCTTTGCGGCTTCGAAAATCAAGACTTACAGCCGCAACGCAAGAGAGTTTTTATGGCTGAACTCGACCTATCTAAACGTTCACACGGTCCCCTTGAACACAGAGCAAGGCCCGGCAGGCACTCTGGTGGTAGTGCACGATGCCGGCTACATCAATGCGCAAAACTCGAGGTTTTGGAAGCGCGTTTCCCTGCGTGTAGTGGTCGAAGTCATCCTCATCGGCATTACCGCGCTGCTGATTATTCGCTGGACGATTGAAGGGCCGGCTGCGAGAACGCTGCAGTGGATCAGGGCCTCGCGAGCAGGCAAGGTCTCTTCTCCCCCGGCGTTACCGGACGGCGATTTATTCATGCCTTTAAGGAATGAAGTAACAACTCTAGTGCAGAGTCTGGCTGCTGCCCGGGAGTCGGCGGAAAAAGAAGCTCGCCTGCGTGAAGCAGGCGAATCCACATGGACCGCGGAGCGGCTTGCGGTACACGTGCGCAGCAAGCTCAACAGCAGTCGGCTGTTTGTGGTCTCCAACCGTGAACCGTACATGCATTCCCGAGAAGGCAAGTCGCTCAAGGTCCTTATTCCAGCCAGCGGACTGGTCACTGCACTGGAGCCGATTTTGCGGGCCTGTGACGGGACCTGGATCGCCCATGGCAGCGGCGACGCGGACCGCGAAACCGTTGATCGGAATGACCGGCTGGCTGTTCCACCCGACGAGCCGAAGTACACGCTGCGGCGCGTATGGCTCAACAAAGATGAAGAAGAAGGCTACTACTACGGCTTCGCTAACGAAGGCCTGTGGCCGCTCTGCCATATCGCGCATACGCGGCCGCTGTTCAGAGCCCAGGATTGGAAACATTATGAACAGGTGAACAGGAAGTTTGCCGAAGCGGTGCTGGACGAGATGGCCGGCACGAAACAGCCGGCCCTGCTTATTCAGGATTACCACTTTGCTCTGTTGCCGAAGATGATCAAGAAGGAGCGGCCTGACGCCCGCGTTGCAATCTTCTGGCACATTCCCTGGCCGAATCCGGAGGCATTCGGTATCTGTCCCTGGCAACGCGAGCTTCTCGACGGACTGCTGGCCGCAGACCTGGTCGGTTTTCACATTCAATCCCATTGCGACAATTTTCTGGAGACAGTAAATCGCTCGCTGGAATCGCGCGTGGAATGGGAGCATTTCTCGGTAAATCGTGAAGATCACGTGACTGCAGTCAAGCCATTTCCCATCAGCGTTGCGCCCAATATGGAAAACGCCAAACAACCTCAAGACTGGCGGGCAGCCAGTGCCGAGCGAGAAGCGTTGCTCAAGGAGTTAGGCGTGGACGCACTCTATCTCGGCGTTGGCGTGGATCGAGTCGACTACACGAAGGGCATTCTGGAGCGGTTTCTTGCAGTGGAGAGATTCCTGGAACGCTATCCACGCTACGAAGGAAAATTCACTTTCATCCAGATTGGAGCACCCAGCAGAACTCACATCCGTCGCTACCACGAGTTTCTGGCAGAAGTGGAAGCCGAGGCAGAGCGAATCAACTGGCGATTCCGCTCCAACAATTGGAAACCGATCGTGTTTCGCAAGCGGCATCACAGCCACGAGGAAATTTCCCGATTCTACCGGGCAGCCGACTTATGCTTGGTCACTTCGCTGCATGACGGCATGAATCTTGTGGCAAAGGAATT from Acidobacteriota bacterium includes:
- a CDS encoding trehalose-6-phosphate synthase, which translates into the protein MRLSFRLICALVVVLTLVSLLFAYAQFKGERRGLEQDLQRRAQILADSLQESVEPVLEKRSRRSLQQLVERFGNREHLAGIAIYDQQDVPIAITSALRKRFLDDAFAASKIKTYSRNAREFLWLNSTYLNVHTVPLNTEQGPAGTLVVVHDAGYINAQNSRFWKRVSLRVVVEVILIGITALLIIRWTIEGPAARTLQWIRASRAGKVSSPPALPDGDLFMPLRNEVTTLVQSLAAARESAEKEARLREAGESTWTAERLAVHVRSKLNSSRLFVVSNREPYMHSREGKSLKVLIPASGLVTALEPILRACDGTWIAHGSGDADRETVDRNDRLAVPPDEPKYTLRRVWLNKDEEEGYYYGFANEGLWPLCHIAHTRPLFRAQDWKHYEQVNRKFAEAVLDEMAGTKQPALLIQDYHFALLPKMIKKERPDARVAIFWHIPWPNPEAFGICPWQRELLDGLLAADLVGFHIQSHCDNFLETVNRSLESRVEWEHFSVNREDHVTAVKPFPISVAPNMENAKQPQDWRAASAEREALLKELGVDALYLGVGVDRVDYTKGILERFLAVERFLERYPRYEGKFTFIQIGAPSRTHIRRYHEFLAEVEAEAERINWRFRSNNWKPIVFRKRHHSHEEISRFYRAADLCLVTSLHDGMNLVAKEFVSSREDESGVLMLSRFTGASRELRDALVVNPYDTEEMSEAIHYGLEMDSKERRARMQRMRQTVREQNIYRWAGTLIAELCQVRLDTGGKEKKGRANANTAA